Proteins co-encoded in one Gouania willdenowi chromosome 1, fGouWil2.1, whole genome shotgun sequence genomic window:
- the LOC114465994 gene encoding cyclin-dependent kinase 4 inhibitor B-like encodes MTGGLEDALCSAAAKGDAAQVEKLLRAGADVNGWNRFGRTPLQVMMMGNPRVALLLLKYGADPNVFDPTTGATPLHDAAQTGFLDTVRLLVQFQGNPLARNNTNQLPVDVASKEDVVSFLRSL; translated from the exons ATGACAGGCGGACTGGAGGATGCTCTGTGCTCGGCTGCAGCGAAAGGAGACGCTGCCCAGGTGGAGAAGCTGCTCCGGGCCGGGGCGGATGTCAACGGGTGGAACCGCTTCGGTCGGACCCCGCTTCAG GTGATGATGATGGGCAACCCTCGGGTAGCTCTTCTCTTACTGAAGTACGGAGCTGATCCTAATGTGTTCGACCCAACCACGGGTGCGACCCCGCTACACGACGCGGCCCAGACCGGCTTCCTGGATACCGTGCGGCTGCTGGTGCAGTTCCAGGGTAACCCTTTGGCCCGGAACAACACTAACCAGCTGCCGGTTGATGTGGCCTCGAAGGAGGACGTGGTTAGCTTCCTGCGGAGTCTGTGA